The Salvelinus fontinalis isolate EN_2023a chromosome 24, ASM2944872v1, whole genome shotgun sequence genome has a segment encoding these proteins:
- the LOC129822097 gene encoding uncharacterized protein LOC129822097 isoform X1, with protein sequence MAASILRRKIPLVCTVDLIIPSLQQANDSQSWGRKGAELSERPHIIGDGQTDWMTEKVDLSSFQSTTESSSSSSSPPSPLEHDVKVPSDLEVMTSLLQEELAQLEDYFRSESTSTKLDKSPKCDKGAQAMGAHSYYQLPYASYSGNQSETSPLVVTLATGELDRVSFCGGPVGRSKMARPAPYNYHHRSYNTCRKIVSDGVNKVGEELEHDTWSAKGSYSGCTEVAVNHCSTLKTVGKSISSVKKVRECGVSLKEEESYCFTEDVFCSEEMTRGFCMGGSFDTHPKREGQLMHGMKVSGYDGMGLEVLHCNKDGGHSGTIPQEPEANDGYYHHHPNIAHTEPYHSFIGEIEEPTQVHGIEPQHGHYLFPECLGDQSYECLSRGESEGPMVGSPIHRQAVQRLKEDPCSLSCLKPGLVAVPLEVHTGERKQKKRDQNKTAAHRYRLRKRAELDILEEELHGLEGQNRELRDKAESVEREIQYVKDLLIEVYKARSQRLKQDASA encoded by the exons ATGGCTGCATCGATCCTTCGCAGGAAAATTCCTCTTGTTTGCACGGTCGACCTCATTATTCCCTCTCTCCAACAAGCTAACGACAGCCAATCCTGGGGAAGGAAGGGGGCGGAGTTATCGGAGAGACCGCACATAATTG GTGATGGTCAGACGGACTGGATGACGGAAAAAGTTGATTTGTCTTCGTTCCAGTCGACTACTGAATCCTCTTCTAGCTCATCTTCTCCGCCCTCACCGTTGGAACATGACGTCAAGGTGCCCTCTGACTTGGAGGTCATGACCTCTCTTTTGCAAGAGGAGCTTGCTCAGCTTGAGGATTACTTCCGGTCTGAATCGACTTCAACCAAATTGGACAAATCACCAAAATGTGACAAAGGTGCCCAAGCAATGGGTGCCCATTCTTACTACCAGTTGCCCTATGCTTCGTACAGTGGCAACCAATCAGAAACCAGCCCACTGGTTGTTACCCTGGCAACGGGGGAACTCGACCGGGTGAGCTTCTGTGGTGGTCCCGTTGGAAGATCCAAAATGGCGAGACCAGCCCCATACAACTATCATCATCGTTCATACAATACTTGCCGAAAAATAGTTTCAGATGGTGTCAACAAAGTTGGAGAGGAACTTGAGCATGACACCTGGAGTGCCAAAGGAAGTTACTCAGGATGCACAGAGGTGGCTGTTAACCACTGTTCTACATTGAAAACCGTGGGGAAGAGCATTAGCAGTGTTAAGAAAGTCAGAGAATGTGGTGTATCGTTGAAGGAAGAGGAAAGTTATTGTTTTACAGAGGACGTTTTTTGCAGTGAAGAGATGACCAGAGGTTTTTGTATGGGTGGGTCATTCGATACCCACCCCAAGAGAGAAGGACAGTTGATGCATGGTATGAAGGTTAGTGGTTATGACGGTATGGGGCTGGAGGTCTTGCATTGCAACAAAGATGGTGGACACTCTGGAACTATTCCTCAAGAGCCAGAGGCAAACGATggctattaccaccaccacccgAACATTGCTCATACAGAGCCTTATCATAGCTTTATCGGTGAAATCGAAGAGCCTACACAAGTACATGGTATAGAGCCCCAGCATGGCCACTACCTCTTCCCAGAATGCCTCGGAGACCAAAGCTACGAATGTCTGtcaagaggagagagtgaggggccAATGGTGGGCTCGCCCATTCACAGGCAAGCAGTACAGAGGCTAAAGGAAGATCCATGCTCCCTGAGCTGCCTCAAACCAGGCCTTGTCGCTGTCCCTCTGGAAGTACATACCGGAGAACGGAAGCAGAAGAAGAGAGACCAGAACAAAACAGCTGCTCACAG GTATCGACTGCGTAAGAGGGCGGAGCTGGACATACTGGAGGAGGAGCTTCATGGGCTGGAGGGACAGAACCGGGAGCTCCGGGACAAGGCGGAGTCAGTGGAACGAGAGATTCAATATGTCAAAGATTTACTAATCGAGGTCTACAAAGCCCGTAGTCAACGCCTAAAGCAAGATGCCAGTGCCTAA
- the LOC129822097 gene encoding uncharacterized protein LOC129822097 isoform X2 produces the protein MKTMAFNHFQMIGDGQTDWMTEKVDLSSFQSTTESSSSSSSPPSPLEHDVKVPSDLEVMTSLLQEELAQLEDYFRSESTSTKLDKSPKCDKGAQAMGAHSYYQLPYASYSGNQSETSPLVVTLATGELDRVSFCGGPVGRSKMARPAPYNYHHRSYNTCRKIVSDGVNKVGEELEHDTWSAKGSYSGCTEVAVNHCSTLKTVGKSISSVKKVRECGVSLKEEESYCFTEDVFCSEEMTRGFCMGGSFDTHPKREGQLMHGMKVSGYDGMGLEVLHCNKDGGHSGTIPQEPEANDGYYHHHPNIAHTEPYHSFIGEIEEPTQVHGIEPQHGHYLFPECLGDQSYECLSRGESEGPMVGSPIHRQAVQRLKEDPCSLSCLKPGLVAVPLEVHTGERKQKKRDQNKTAAHRYRLRKRAELDILEEELHGLEGQNRELRDKAESVEREIQYVKDLLIEVYKARSQRLKQDASA, from the exons ATGAAGACGATGGCGTTCAATCATTTTCAAATGATCG GTGATGGTCAGACGGACTGGATGACGGAAAAAGTTGATTTGTCTTCGTTCCAGTCGACTACTGAATCCTCTTCTAGCTCATCTTCTCCGCCCTCACCGTTGGAACATGACGTCAAGGTGCCCTCTGACTTGGAGGTCATGACCTCTCTTTTGCAAGAGGAGCTTGCTCAGCTTGAGGATTACTTCCGGTCTGAATCGACTTCAACCAAATTGGACAAATCACCAAAATGTGACAAAGGTGCCCAAGCAATGGGTGCCCATTCTTACTACCAGTTGCCCTATGCTTCGTACAGTGGCAACCAATCAGAAACCAGCCCACTGGTTGTTACCCTGGCAACGGGGGAACTCGACCGGGTGAGCTTCTGTGGTGGTCCCGTTGGAAGATCCAAAATGGCGAGACCAGCCCCATACAACTATCATCATCGTTCATACAATACTTGCCGAAAAATAGTTTCAGATGGTGTCAACAAAGTTGGAGAGGAACTTGAGCATGACACCTGGAGTGCCAAAGGAAGTTACTCAGGATGCACAGAGGTGGCTGTTAACCACTGTTCTACATTGAAAACCGTGGGGAAGAGCATTAGCAGTGTTAAGAAAGTCAGAGAATGTGGTGTATCGTTGAAGGAAGAGGAAAGTTATTGTTTTACAGAGGACGTTTTTTGCAGTGAAGAGATGACCAGAGGTTTTTGTATGGGTGGGTCATTCGATACCCACCCCAAGAGAGAAGGACAGTTGATGCATGGTATGAAGGTTAGTGGTTATGACGGTATGGGGCTGGAGGTCTTGCATTGCAACAAAGATGGTGGACACTCTGGAACTATTCCTCAAGAGCCAGAGGCAAACGATggctattaccaccaccacccgAACATTGCTCATACAGAGCCTTATCATAGCTTTATCGGTGAAATCGAAGAGCCTACACAAGTACATGGTATAGAGCCCCAGCATGGCCACTACCTCTTCCCAGAATGCCTCGGAGACCAAAGCTACGAATGTCTGtcaagaggagagagtgaggggccAATGGTGGGCTCGCCCATTCACAGGCAAGCAGTACAGAGGCTAAAGGAAGATCCATGCTCCCTGAGCTGCCTCAAACCAGGCCTTGTCGCTGTCCCTCTGGAAGTACATACCGGAGAACGGAAGCAGAAGAAGAGAGACCAGAACAAAACAGCTGCTCACAG GTATCGACTGCGTAAGAGGGCGGAGCTGGACATACTGGAGGAGGAGCTTCATGGGCTGGAGGGACAGAACCGGGAGCTCCGGGACAAGGCGGAGTCAGTGGAACGAGAGATTCAATATGTCAAAGATTTACTAATCGAGGTCTACAAAGCCCGTAGTCAACGCCTAAAGCAAGATGCCAGTGCCTAA
- the LOC129822101 gene encoding alpha-2-macroglobulin-like, which produces MSLSLPVCLTAVKQSLFLLTTKITTGGNRHWQRAEASGRKTDSLEVEMTSYVLLALLSGPSMPGFGLDYSTAIVRWLAQQQNPYGGFASTQDTVVALQALAKYGAATFSPEGASAVSVSSAGGLNMEFTVNQNNRLLYQEEQLNEVPGDYNIKAQGKSCVFVQIAMHYNIPPPPDFSTFNISTETLGKCDGTKKSLIVSVDVRYNGRREETNMVIINVKLLSGFVLDKSSLRPLKNDPTVKRVDLEEGHVIIYLDGLKQKETKTYSLAIEEDVPVRNLKPAVVKVYDYYQTSDEAVSEYSSPCAESDEINEV; this is translated from the exons ATGTCTTTGtctttacctgtctgtctgactgccgtGAAACAGTCACTGTTTCTACTGACAACGAAAATTACCACAGGTGGCAATCGTCACTGGCAGAGAGCAGAGGCTTCTGGGCGGAAGACGGACTCTCTGGAGGTGGAAATGACATCCTACGTGCTGCTGGCGCTGCTCTCAGGCCCCTCCATGCCAGGCTTTGGGCTGGACTACTCCACCGCCATCGTCCGCTGGCTGGCCCAGCAGCAGAACCCCTACGGAGGTTTTGCTTCCACACAG GACACAGTGGTAGCACTGCAAGCCCTGGCCAAGTACGGTGCTGCCACCTTCAGTCCAGAGGGCGCCAGTGCAGTCAGTGTGAGCTCTGCCGGAGGCCTGAATATGGAGTTCACTGTGAATCAGAACAACAGGCTGCTCTATCAGGAGGAGCAGCTGAATGAGGTCCCTGGGGACTACAACATCAAGGCACAGGGCAAGAGCTGCGTGTTTGTGCAG ATCGCCATGCACTACAATATTCCCCCTCCTCCTGATTTCTCTACTTTTAACATCTCAACAGAGACACTGGGGAAATGCGACGGCACCAAGAAATCTCTGATTGTGTCTGTGGATGTAAG GTACAACGGTCGGCGAGAGGAGACCAACATGGTGATCATCAATGTCAAGCTTCTCTCCGGCTTCGTCCTGGACAAGTCCTCCCTCAGGCCT TTGAAAAATGACCCCACTGTCAAGCGAGTTGACCTGGAGGAAGGACATGTCATAATCTACCTAGATGGG CTGAAGCAGAAGGAAACTAAGACGTACAGCCTGGCCATAGAGGAGGATGTGCCTGTGAGGAATCTGAAACCAGCTGTGGTGAAAGTGTATGACTACTACCAGACAA GTGATGAAGCTGTGAGTGAATACAGCTCCCCATGTGCAGAGA